The genomic region GGTCCGGCGGCTCGAAGGTCAGCGTCAGCCCGAAGCGATCGCCAAACGACAGCTTCTCCTGCATCGTGTCCCAAGCGTGGATCTCGTCACTATCGGCAGGACGCGGGCGATCGGCAAAGAATTCGCGGATCAGGTGACGGCGGTTTGACGTCGCGTACACGACGACGTTTTGAGCTATTGCCGTCGCGCTACCTTCCAGAGCAACTTTCAGTGATTTGAACGCATCGTCATCTTCTTCGAACGATAAATCGTCTACGAAAACGACGAAAACCTGCGGTACCGACCGCAACTGCTCGATGACGAGCGGTAGGGCATTCAAGTCGGCTTTGGCGATTTCTACCAACCGTAAACCGCGATCGCCGAATTCTCTCGGTAACGACTTCACGAGTGATGACTTCCCCGTACCGCGGCTGCCGTAGAGTAAAACATTCAGCGCCCGATATCCCGACAGTAGCGCTTCTGTGTTTTGCCGAAGAGCCTGCTTCTGCCATTCGTAGCCGACAATCTCTTGCCAGCGTACCGGGTCGGGATGGGCAATGCCAACCAACTGCCCGCCAAGGTCATGCGCCCCCAGCCGATCGCGTGACGGTGCTGACTGCCACCTCAGAACGCGGTAGCGCGCGAAAGCACCCGTGCCATGACAGCGGTAGTGCTCGGCTAACCTGACTAGCGCCCCCGACCAATCCTCACGCTCGCCCAAAACTTGGCTTGGGTCGGTGGTTACGGGAACCGTCCAGGCAGCTGGAGGACTTGGCAGCTCGCAAGCTTGCTGCACCCAATGCGAGATCGCCTCGGGCGGGCAGGACGCAACTCCCTTTAGGGTTTGCAAATCGCTACGGGCAGCCCTGACGAGTGACGTCGGCAAGTCACTCAACGGTACGTGCTGGACGCGGCGAGAGAAAGGATTATCGTCGTGAAGTACGCAATCTCGCAGGTGGTCGAACCAGCTTTGCTCGGCATCGGCGAGGGCTGCAAACCACCGACCATACGCCCGGATGCAGTCCAGACGGTCGCCCGCTGCCTGCAGAATTTTCACTAACTCTTGGAAAGCCAGTCCAGGCTGGGTTTTAAAGGTGTCGCCGTAGAGCAAGAGCCCGGCAACAGCGCTCGCGATCGCCGCTAGTTCGGGTGCTTTGTCAGGAGTATGTCGGTCAGGGATGGCACTACCCGACGATGTGGTGGGGTCGGACATGAAAGACTATCGCGGGTGATTTTTTTGGATGGACGTATGTGCAGCAAGCTTAGGTTCGAACAGCGGTTGGCGCTGACACTCCGTCCGCTCGCTACAGGCACACTTTAACGGACGCCTGAACCAATTAGTGTCGCTCAGTCCACAACGAGAAAACCCTCTTCTGGCATTGGTTTCAACTATTGCGAATTCCATGTTGAGCTTCTGCTGTTAGCTTGATGCTTAACCAATTGCGTGTTGTTTTCAGATATCAGTCCGTATCAGTATTTGCCTTAAAGGAATCTTGAGGTGAGGGTAATGCTGGAATTGTTGCAATCTGACTCGGGAATTGCTCTAGCGGATTTGGTAGTAATCGTGCGGAGAGTCTCCCTCAGCACTTGCTCGGATAAATTTTAAGCAAGGTGCACTTCCAATCGAAGCAAGAAAAGGCTCATGACACCGAGCCATTGGTCTAACCTTGCCATGTCCTTCACTGCCCCAGAACGAGATTATTTCTCAGGGCATCTTGATGAGGGCACCCGGTCAGCCCTCCTCCGCAGCTGAGACTGATGGTTTCGGCTCGACCACGACTTCGGCCCAGCCTCGGCTGCGATCGCTCTCCGAGTCTATGGTGTCCATCGCCTCAAACATCATAGAGACGGGAAGCCAGTGCGGAGGATATTTGTATCTTGCCGTATCTAGTAGCAACAGCTTGTCGTGCTCTTCCGAATAGGCGGCAACCGGCGAAATGTGACCGCCCCCCTCCTGTCCAACAACCTGTCGGTCGTAGTTGACGATAAGAAAATCCTCGGCGTTGCTGGCGTTTGCCCGAAGCACCGCGCGAAAGTCATCCACAGTTGCGGTGGAGGCGTGGCGGACAGTGACATCAGCCTGGTGAGCTACCAGCATCTCGCCTAAGTCTTCCAGTGGCATCCCTGCAAAAGTAGTGGCTACCCAAGGTCGGACCTCTCGCACCGCCTCCGTGAAGAAGCTATTTTGAGACAAGCTTCTACCTCCAGCGTTGAGGACAGTGACCGCGGAGGCAACTCCACACCAGCTCAGCTTCTCCTGCCATTGAAACGCCTCGGTCAGCGCAGAACGGTCCGCAGCAAGAGCCACCTCCAAGAGTTTTTCACCGCGATCGCTGTCGCCCTCAACTAGGTGCGCTGGCAAGGAGCGAGCCTCTACTTTCTCGGGACTCGAAATCGTCAAGTAAGCTGACCATGCCGACAGCCCGGCGAACGCAGCCGAGGTGACACCGATGCCGATTCCAATTTGGGTCAGGACACGCCGCATAGGGATTGAAAATGATAGGTCATCATTAGTTTATTGGACACTTCGATTAATTTGCTCAAGACCGAAGGTCGGCACGGCAGTAGGCCATTTCAACCGCCGGTAACCCACAACCTAGCAATTTCTCGAGGTGGCCTTTAGGCGATCGTCAGGATCTTCTCATCTCGAACTCATCTGCGGTCAGTCTAATAGCTCCAATGTTGGTAGGTATAAAACAACAATGATGATGGGAGCTGGGACTTTTAAATCGTGTGAAGTCGGCTCGTGTTGGCTTCATGTTAAATGCGAAGCTTGCAATTCGAAGCTCGCTTATCGAGCTGCAGCTAGCGTACAGTATCATCTCAAGCTGGATGACCTGGCGTAATTTTGGGGATCTGAGCCAGGTATCAGGTCTCATTTCAAACTTCAACGCGATCGCAACAGATCGCACGCACGAGGAGGCGCGATATCTGTGGAGTATGACGTAGTAGTGATTGGCGGTGGTTCTGGCGGACTGGTAGTTGCAAGCGCAGCAGCTCAGCTTCACGCCAAGGTTGCCCTCGTCGAAAAGGATCGCCTGGGCGGCGACTGTTTGTGGTTTGGCTGCGTTCCGAGCAAGTCCCTCCTCCACGCCGGCCGTGCCGCTTACGAGGTCCGTAACGGATCGCGATTCGGCATCTACACCGATCCACCACGCATCGAATTCGCGGAAGCCACGCGTCACGTCCAGCAAGTCATTGCCAACATTCAACCCCACGACTCGCCGGAGCGCTTTCGCAGCTTGGGCGTCGAGGTGATTTTTGGCGAAGGGAAGTTCAGCGGTCGAGACACTTTCGCCGTCAACGGCCGGCAACTGACGGCGCGGACGTTTGTCGTTGCTACAGGCTCGCGTCCTGCCCTGCCGCCGATTCCCGGCTTGCAGGCAGCAGGCTTCCTAACCAACGAGCAGGTGTTCTCCTTGCAAGAGTGTCCGCAGTCGTTAGCTGTCATCGGAGCCGGACCGATCGGTTGCGAACTCGGACAGGCACTGCACCGATTGGGCTCGCAAGTCACCATCATCAGCAGCCGCGATCGCATCATGCCTAAGGAAGAGCCCGAGGCTGCGGATGTAGTCGAGCGTCAGTTCGTCGCTGAAGGCATTCGCATCATTCACAATGCTCGTGCCGAGAGCGTTGAGGTGGCGGGCAATAAAAAGATTGTGTGGGTGGGCGGGCAAAAAGTCGTTGTCGATGAAATTCTCATGTCATCGGGACGCGTTCCGAATGTACATTCGCTCAACCTAGAAGCAGCCGGTGTTGAGTTTTACAAGACCGGTATTAAAGTCAACCAAAAGCTGCAGACAACTAACAAGCAAATCTATGCCTGCGGCGACGTCATCGGCGGCTACCAATTTACCCATGTTGCCGGCTACGAAGCCGCCGTTGTAGTTGCAAATGCACTATTCCTGCCTGTCAGCAAAGCCGACTATCGCGTAATTCCTTGGGCGACTTTTACTGAACCCGAGCTCGCCCGCGTCGGGTTGACCGAAGAGCAGGCCCGCGATCGCTACGGCGACAAGGTCTGTATTGTCAAGCAAGACTTTGCCAACGTAGACCGCGCTCAAGCAGAAGCAGCAACGGACGGCTTTGCGAAATACGTTCTCGATCCGAAAGGTCAAATTCTGGGGGCGCACCTCGTCGGTTCCTCTGCCGGCGAGTTGATCCACGAAGTTATCTTGGCAATGAAAAATAAGCTACCCATAACAGCGCTTTCTGGGTACGTTCACATCTACCCGACGCTTTCAGAGATCAATGGCAAAGCCGCCCTCGCATTCAAGAAACAAGGATACGCGGCGAACAAGACGCTCCAAAACCTTTTGCGTGGATTCTTCAACTTCCGACGCGGTAAGTTCTAAGTTTTGTGCCCATGCCGTCCTCACGCGAATTTAAATTACTCAGGTGGGTTTTGCAGTACTCGTGGGTGGCGCAATATTTGACTGAGTAGCTTTAACTTTTACGCCAGCTTGCGTGAAAAACATGCTTCGTGGTGAATGTGCGCCCTGCAACGAAACCTCGCAATCTCGAGCCAACAAAGAGCTGGCTTGCTAGCGGCGGCGGTGACCCAGGTACTCGGCATATTCGCCGATGATGCGATCTCGCATGAAGCGCCCTTTTGATTCGGACGCTAGAAGAGCATCGTATACTTCTTTGGGAACTTCCTCGTATGTATAGGTTTTACCGCTTGTAAATACAACTTTAAGTGTGGCAGTTTTTTGATTGTAGCCAACTGCCCTAATCATCCTCGATTCGACCGCGACCAGTTCCATGATAGAGACCTCTTGCAGGTAGGGAAGCGAATAAATCACAAACGAATTTTATGCTACCAGCTGGGCGCGCATCTGTCGTCGTTGCAGCCATTGTTGCCAAGGATCTTGCGAACGGGCAACAGCGGCATCCAAACGATCTCAGCCCCTTACCCGTTTGCGACATCGACTGCGGTCCGGAGCGCGATCGGTAAATCCTACTCCGTACTTGCGAACGAGCAGCACGGCCCCCTCAAAATTTATGCGCAAATTTCTTCCGGGACATTACACTTGCCCCCGGTTCTGGTGGAGTTCATCTAAGAGTATCCACGCAACCCAAAGTCTGACTAACGTCGAACGCCCGGAACGTGGATCTGCTGCAAGAAGACTTAGTTAACACGGTCCGGATTGCCGAACTACTTGGCAAAATGAGTTTAGAGGTCCCCCCACTTGCTCCAACACCCGGTTGTTTTGCAATGCCTTGACTTACTAACAAAGGCGCGGAACCATCGCGTATCCTCAGAGCTCTGCCTGTATAGCTACCTGCACATCAAAAACCTGAAAACAGTAGGGATTTGTAACTTAGGCGGACCGGATGGAGAGCACGAGGATAGAGTCTGAGGTATACTCTGTTCCAAAAATGCTGAAGTCTTAAAAAGTTGCTGAAGAGGGTGGATTGGGAATTAATGCTGCCTTCATTTGTTAGCGCTTAGGGCACTGCAACAAGGCCATCTACAAATCGCACTTCCCGAGACTTCGATCTGCACGATCTAATCACCCAACAGGCATCTTTCCGTCAAGATCCAAGTTTTTCGGGAATTCCTCCAGGAAGGGTTGCCTCAAGCATCACCGACAATGGAACTTGAAATAAGCCCGTGACGAGACTTGAACTCGTGACCTCACCCTTACCAAGGGTGTGCTCTACCGCTGAGCTACACGGGCGGAAAAACCGGGCTTGGAGATCTTTTGCACCGGTTCGACATTACTAGAATGCCGCGTGGTGGGCCGGGCTGGATTCGAACCAGCGTAGGCGTAGCCAGCGGATTTACAGTCCGCCTCCATTAACCACTCGGACACCGACCCTCGTTCCACGCAGTTACTAATCATAACAGACAGTCATGGCTACCCGTCAACGAGATCGTCAAGACTCTCATCAGTGACAGTTGCGCGATCGCTGCACCACCGATCGCCGCAGCCGTGCTGCTGGCCCCCTTGCCTGCAATTGCTCGAATTGCAGCAGCATTTTGATGACAATACCGTCAATTGCCGAACGCGTCACCGAGCCAGTCGCCTAAAGCTTTCCACCATCGCAGCCAGGCAATCGTGACCTTCTTGGCGGCAGGCGGGAGCGGCACGGATAGAATCCTCACACCCGAGGGTGGGTTCAGACCGGCGAGCACGTCATACGTGGGGCTTTTTGCGGTCGTGGTAGGGAGCTAGCAGCTGGTGGTAGCCTATCACAGTTGCGTTTTGGCAGTAGAACGCACGAACGAACTTGCCGTAATGGAAATCCTCGGAAGCAAGTAATTCGCAAAGCTGCCTTTTGGCAATGCGAGCGGGTTATGCATCGAACAGGCAACCTCTCTCTCGACCGCCCGATCGAATCGGTAGCCTCTGCGAGTGCGGTCGACTCTGAGAAATCGCGCCCTGCAACAACCTATACAAGGACTTTGCCCTATATCCTGGCGACTCGGGCGGTTAATGCTCGACGGTCGCGGTCGGCCGAACACCGTCAACAAAGCCATTCTCGCGAATGAAGCTCTGGTATGCGCTCTGGAGAATGCGGCGGCCGAGCGTTCAGTTACCCTGGCGTTTGGCTACACAATTTGTTGACGTTCGGGACTCCCGCGACCGCGTCCGCGCCGGAAGAGTTACTCCGTTGAACAGTCACTCCGTTTTTCGCTCCCACCCTTCGCGTCCTGGGAATTACGGTCGAACCGGGCAATCTGACGATCGCTTCTATCGTCCCCACTCTCTCGCAGCGGCTTGGGGGCTGCAGCCGGGCAGATCGCCTCCTGGGGCTCAATTGCGAGCAGTTGCAGTCTCTAGAGCACCTCGAAGCAGACATTCGCCAGCGGTCGTCCAAACTTCTGCCGACTGTTGCCCCCTATGAGTACCGATAGCACTTGCGCGTGCGGCTCCGAGCAGCAGGGTTTCGGACCGGCTGAGAATGGCCAGCTCGCATAAACCCCTCATACCCTGCAAACAACACCCCATTCGCCCGGCGCGAAAGGGATGTTATTGTGCTGGTTGGTGCAGGAAGTTCGATACTAGGCTTCGACAGGTGCAGATTCCTTGGGACGAGGCGAGAGCAACGTCATAAAGCGCATTACCTCTTCGCTCAGGCGCATCGCCCGTTCCATAGGCGCGATCGCTTCGCCCGTGACATCAAAATTCATCTGAACGTAGATGCCGTCCTGAAATTTTTGAATCGGATACGCAAGACGGCGTTTCCCGCGATTCTGGATCTCCATCGCCGTTGCTCCATAGGATTCGAGCAACTCGCGGTATTTGAGAATCTGGTTGCCGACGCGCTCCTCAGCGAGATCGGGTCGCAGGATGTACATCGTTTCGTAACTCTGTATCATGATGGCAATTCTCCTTTCGGACTAAGCGGCTTTCCGTCGCGCGGAAAGCAAGGATTTACTATCCTACTACCTTTGTTGCGATCCGCACCCACGCGGTTGCCACTCCCCATCCCGATGGTGCAACGTTACGTCCGCGTCCGCACAATTCAAGGTCAAACCTGTTACGGCTTGCTAGAAGCTGACCGTAGCGTTCTGGTGCTAGATGCACCGCCATGGATTGGCGGACAACCGACCGATCTCAAACTCGATCCCGACAGCTATCAGTTGCTTGCCCCTTGCGCCCCGACAAAGATCGTTGCCGTTGGCAAAAACTATCGCGATCGCGCTGCCGAAATGGGCGCGGGCGTCCCAGAGCAACCGCACTTGTTTCTCAAGCCCCCGACAGCAGCTACTGCCGATGGAGAACCGATCTATTACCCGTCTCAGTCCGAGCAGATCGACTACGAAGGCTCACTTGCTCTCGTCGTCGGCGTGCGCGTCAGCCGTTGCTCGCTCGAGCAGGCGCGCAAGAGCGTGTGGGGTTACACCATCGCCAATGATGTCACCGCCCGCGACTTACT from Rubidibacter lacunae KORDI 51-2 harbors:
- a CDS encoding ATP-binding protein, which codes for MSDPTTSSGSAIPDRHTPDKAPELAAIASAVAGLLLYGDTFKTQPGLAFQELVKILQAAGDRLDCIRAYGRWFAALADAEQSWFDHLRDCVLHDDNPFSRRVQHVPLSDLPTSLVRAARSDLQTLKGVASCPPEAISHWVQQACELPSPPAAWTVPVTTDPSQVLGEREDWSGALVRLAEHYRCHGTGAFARYRVLRWQSAPSRDRLGAHDLGGQLVGIAHPDPVRWQEIVGYEWQKQALRQNTEALLSGYRALNVLLYGSRGTGKSSLVKSLPREFGDRGLRLVEIAKADLNALPLVIEQLRSVPQVFVVFVDDLSFEEDDDAFKSLKVALEGSATAIAQNVVVYATSNRRHLIREFFADRPRPADSDEIHAWDTMQEKLSFGDRFGLTLTFEPPDQDAFLAIVRHLAQLSGILLPAEELDARAKQWATRHNGRSGRSARQFVDFLQAELEVLT
- a CDS encoding phytochelatin synthase family protein, with amino-acid sequence MRRVLTQIGIGIGVTSAAFAGLSAWSAYLTISSPEKVEARSLPAHLVEGDSDRGEKLLEVALAADRSALTEAFQWQEKLSWCGVASAVTVLNAGGRSLSQNSFFTEAVREVRPWVATTFAGMPLEDLGEMLVAHQADVTVRHASTATVDDFRAVLRANASNAEDFLIVNYDRQVVGQEGGGHISPVAAYSEEHDKLLLLDTARYKYPPHWLPVSMMFEAMDTIDSESDRSRGWAEVVVEPKPSVSAAEEG
- a CDS encoding dihydrolipoyl dehydrogenase family protein, producing the protein MSVEYDVVVIGGGSGGLVVASAAAQLHAKVALVEKDRLGGDCLWFGCVPSKSLLHAGRAAYEVRNGSRFGIYTDPPRIEFAEATRHVQQVIANIQPHDSPERFRSLGVEVIFGEGKFSGRDTFAVNGRQLTARTFVVATGSRPALPPIPGLQAAGFLTNEQVFSLQECPQSLAVIGAGPIGCELGQALHRLGSQVTIISSRDRIMPKEEPEAADVVERQFVAEGIRIIHNARAESVEVAGNKKIVWVGGQKVVVDEILMSSGRVPNVHSLNLEAAGVEFYKTGIKVNQKLQTTNKQIYACGDVIGGYQFTHVAGYEAAVVVANALFLPVSKADYRVIPWATFTEPELARVGLTEEQARDRYGDKVCIVKQDFANVDRAQAEAATDGFAKYVLDPKGQILGAHLVGSSAGELIHEVILAMKNKLPITALSGYVHIYPTLSEINGKAALAFKKQGYAANKTLQNLLRGFFNFRRGKF
- a CDS encoding KTSC domain-containing protein; the protein is MIRAVGYNQKTATLKVVFTSGKTYTYEEVPKEVYDALLASESKGRFMRDRIIGEYAEYLGHRRR
- the rpsF gene encoding 30S ribosomal protein S6; the encoded protein is MIQSYETMYILRPDLAEERVGNQILKYRELLESYGATAMEIQNRGKRRLAYPIQKFQDGIYVQMNFDVTGEAIAPMERAMRLSEEVMRFMTLLSPRPKESAPVEA
- a CDS encoding fumarylacetoacetate hydrolase family protein; the encoded protein is MVQRYVRVRTIQGQTCYGLLEADRSVLVLDAPPWIGGQPTDLKLDPDSYQLLAPCAPTKIVAVGKNYRDRAAEMGAGVPEQPHLFLKPPTAATADGEPIYYPSQSEQIDYEGSLALVVGVRVSRCSLEQARKSVWGYTIANDVTARDLLEQDKQWTRAKGFDSFCPLGPWSVRDLSASARIQTFVNDEAEPRQSASIGQMVFGIDTLIAYISEIMTLLPGDIVLTGTPPGVGPLEIGDRIRVEIEGIGQLTNPVVARPDLPA